A single Cannabis sativa cultivar Pink pepper isolate KNU-18-1 chromosome 7, ASM2916894v1, whole genome shotgun sequence DNA region contains:
- the LOC133039661 gene encoding uncharacterized protein LOC133039661: MSPRRSVRINGNRNIHVDATPAPARGGGRGDGRRGGRRGGQSGRGGRQGASVAPVDEVALEQQQAPPNAQAEILRENARIREELTQEIARLRAQNEELRRNQNPPARHLALQPAAVNPEPIQRFEPVYERFRKQQPPIFNGSSDSLEAEEWLRSVESILEYMDLNDRERVSVFCPTYLKRMHGSGGK, encoded by the coding sequence ATGTCTCCAAGAAGATCAGTTCGAATCAACGGTAATAGAAACATCCACGTGGACGCAACTCCAGCACCCGCAAGGGGCGGAGGCCGAGGTGATGGTCGACGCGGAGGCCGACGTGGAGGCCAAAGCGGTAGGGGAGGTAGACAAGGAGCATCGGTAGCACCGGTAGATGAAGTGGCACTCGAACAACAACAAGCACCTCCCAATGCTCAAGCTGAGATACTCCGAGAAAACGCTCGTATACGTGAGGAGCTAACTCAAGAAATTGCAAGGCTACGAGCTCAGAATGAGGAGTTACGCCGGAATCAAAATCCACCTGCTAGACACCTAGCTCTTCAACCAGCTGCAGTGAATCCAGAACCAATACAACGTTTTGAACCTGTGTACGAGCGATTCAGGAAACAACAACCACCAATATTCAATGGGAGCTCGGACTCACTTGAAGCTGAGGAATGGTTGCGCTCAGTGGAGTCCATATTGGAATATATGGACCTCAATGATAGGGAAAGAGTATCTGTCTTTTGCCCGACCTACTTAAAAAGGATGCACGGATCTGGTGGGAAGTAG